The Methylomonas koyamae genome has a segment encoding these proteins:
- a CDS encoding EAL domain-containing protein, producing MLALIKRRLSRQPLRRRLLWVVMFVVLATITSTLLFLYWKKNIQQRDDFIHANLALAKLVSEFTVFPLVFDDKSGVEEQLSPLFKDSRVVYLRLDKGSDVVSKYDPYALDANLPAGLENREWVWGARHFYFKVPIMQNDRQLGILKGAFRLDELKKQQWQELRFMLLVLGIALMCSYSLALSLRRFIMAPITRLEQHTRLSADKTHSGDLLLPAPQTNDEISRLYEAFNLLMQRVQQREAEILYFNNELEIKIGQRTEELRAKSEELDNYFNYALDLFLIADFSGIIRKINPQWQTVLGYATAEMEGRPFMQFVHPDDWPKTREAMRILSEHHPMTDFVNRYRHLDGAYRWIEWSCIPKDGLIYAAARDITERKQAEEHLRLASSVYQNSSEAMVVADPEHKILSVNPAFSTITGYGQDEVVGKHPRLLDSGKHDAEFYQNVWLQLGRTGYWQGEIQIRHKNGETYVQWLTLNNVYDDDGRVIRRVALFYDITEKKKTEEQIWFQANYDPLTNLPNRRLFADRLQHEIRKAKREKQYLVLFFLDLDRFKEVNDTFGHRMGDALLVDAAKRIRGCIRETDTVARLGGDEFTVIVSELADVGDVDRIAQAVVDVLSQPYFFDNRHVYVSASIGIAVYPSDAEDAEDLVRYADQAMYAAKNKGRNGFCYFTPSMQEASQKRMLILTDLHSAIPRGELEVYYQPILNLQTGAIYKAEALIRWRHPQRGLINPAEFIPIAEEHGLIRDIGEWVFCQVASQLKTLQAEQQTRFQISVNVSPLQFQGLDNCLAHWPVYLEKHGVSQDNVIIEITEGLLLEANDKVAEQLLHFARNNMQIAIDDFGTGYSSLSYLKKFDIDYLKVDKSFIFHLAADSDDLALTKAIVIMAHQLGLKVIAEGVETELQRQLLLEMGCDYVQGYLIAKPMPADQFAAFLQAAR from the coding sequence TTGTTGGCCCTAATTAAACGCAGGCTGAGCAGACAACCGTTACGGCGCAGATTGCTGTGGGTGGTCATGTTCGTGGTATTGGCGACGATTACCAGTACCTTGTTGTTTTTATACTGGAAAAAAAATATCCAGCAGCGCGACGATTTCATTCACGCCAATCTGGCATTGGCCAAGCTGGTATCCGAGTTTACGGTGTTTCCGCTGGTTTTCGACGACAAATCCGGCGTCGAAGAACAATTGAGCCCATTGTTCAAAGATTCTCGCGTCGTCTATCTGCGGCTGGACAAGGGCAGCGACGTCGTCTCCAAATACGACCCTTACGCACTGGATGCAAATCTGCCGGCCGGATTGGAAAATAGGGAATGGGTCTGGGGCGCGCGCCATTTTTATTTCAAAGTGCCGATCATGCAAAACGACCGGCAACTGGGAATTCTGAAGGGCGCCTTCCGCCTCGACGAACTGAAAAAACAGCAATGGCAGGAACTGCGCTTCATGCTGCTGGTGCTGGGCATTGCGCTGATGTGCAGTTACAGTCTGGCCTTGAGTTTGCGCCGTTTCATCATGGCGCCGATCACGCGGCTGGAACAACATACCCGCTTGAGCGCCGATAAAACCCATAGCGGCGATTTATTGCTGCCGGCACCGCAAACCAACGACGAAATCAGCCGGCTCTACGAAGCGTTCAATTTGCTGATGCAACGCGTGCAACAGCGCGAAGCCGAGATTCTGTATTTCAATAACGAACTCGAAATCAAAATTGGCCAACGCACCGAGGAGCTGCGGGCAAAATCGGAAGAGTTGGACAACTATTTCAATTACGCCCTGGATTTGTTTCTGATTGCCGACTTCAGCGGCATCATCCGCAAGATCAATCCGCAATGGCAGACCGTGTTGGGATACGCCACGGCCGAAATGGAAGGCCGGCCGTTTATGCAGTTTGTGCATCCGGACGATTGGCCCAAAACCCGGGAAGCGATGCGCATTCTGAGCGAACACCATCCAATGACCGATTTTGTCAACCGTTATCGGCATCTGGACGGCGCTTACCGCTGGATCGAGTGGTCCTGCATTCCCAAGGATGGCTTGATTTACGCCGCGGCCCGCGATATCACCGAGCGCAAACAGGCCGAAGAACATTTGCGCTTGGCCAGCTCGGTGTACCAGAACAGCAGCGAGGCGATGGTGGTCGCCGATCCGGAACACAAAATCCTGTCGGTAAATCCGGCGTTTTCCACCATTACCGGTTACGGCCAGGACGAGGTGGTGGGGAAACATCCGCGCTTACTGGACTCCGGCAAGCACGATGCCGAGTTCTACCAAAACGTCTGGTTGCAACTGGGGCGCACCGGCTATTGGCAAGGCGAGATCCAGATTCGCCATAAAAACGGCGAAACCTACGTGCAGTGGCTGACCCTGAACAACGTCTACGACGACGACGGCCGTGTCATCCGCCGTGTCGCGCTGTTTTACGATATTACCGAAAAGAAGAAAACCGAAGAGCAGATCTGGTTCCAGGCCAATTACGACCCGTTGACTAATTTGCCTAACCGGCGCCTGTTCGCCGACCGTTTGCAGCACGAAATCCGCAAGGCCAAGCGGGAAAAACAGTATCTGGTGTTGTTCTTCCTGGATTTGGACCGGTTCAAGGAGGTCAACGACACCTTCGGCCATAGGATGGGCGACGCCTTGTTGGTCGACGCCGCCAAGCGCATCCGCGGTTGCATCCGCGAGACCGATACCGTGGCCCGTTTGGGCGGCGACGAATTCACCGTGATCGTCAGCGAGTTGGCCGATGTCGGCGATGTCGACCGCATCGCCCAGGCCGTTGTCGACGTGCTCAGCCAGCCGTATTTTTTCGACAACCGCCACGTCTACGTCTCGGCCAGCATCGGTATTGCCGTCTATCCGTCCGACGCCGAGGATGCCGAAGATTTGGTGCGCTACGCCGACCAGGCCATGTACGCCGCCAAAAACAAGGGCCGCAACGGCTTTTGCTATTTTACGCCCAGCATGCAGGAAGCCTCGCAAAAGCGCATGCTGATTCTGACCGACTTGCATTCGGCGATACCGCGCGGCGAGTTGGAGGTGTACTACCAGCCTATCCTCAATCTGCAGACCGGTGCAATCTACAAGGCGGAGGCTTTGATCCGCTGGCGGCATCCGCAGCGCGGTTTGATTAACCCCGCCGAATTCATCCCGATCGCCGAGGAACACGGCCTGATCCGAGACATCGGCGAATGGGTGTTCTGCCAGGTGGCCAGCCAGTTGAAAACGCTACAGGCCGAACAGCAAACCCGGTTCCAGATATCGGTTAACGTCTCGCCGCTGCAATTCCAGGGGCTGGACAATTGTTTGGCGCATTGGCCGGTGTATCTGGAGAAACACGGGGTTTCCCAAGACAACGTCATCATCGAAATTACCGAAGGCCTGCTGTTGGAGGCCAACGACAAGGTGGCGGAGCAATTGCTGCACTTCGCCCGCAACAACATGCAGATTGCGATAGACGATTTCGGTACCGGGTACTCGTCCTTGTCCTACCTGAAAAAGTTCGATATCGATTATCTGAAAGTAGACAAGTCCTTCATCTTCCATTTGGCGGCCGATTCCGACGATCTGGCCTTGACCAAGGCCATCGTCATCATGGCCCACCAGTTAGGTTTGAAAGTGATAGC
- a CDS encoding YfiR family protein translates to MLFRNKRWRVYAQVLLLLPVGYGPSCCVANAALAVKDSDLIRASIIEKIARFITWPEWGGEQFTLCASANAPLLPAIQNYYANETLANKPVKLLVFEKAADVAECQVVYVNVELKDQLPAIVETVQNQPVLLVVENKNAAEQGAHIDFFIDNNKINLEVNRNALNKSGLSASYHLLKVANLVGPN, encoded by the coding sequence ATGCTATTCCGAAACAAACGTTGGAGAGTTTACGCGCAGGTTTTGCTGCTGTTGCCGGTAGGTTACGGCCCAAGCTGCTGCGTTGCCAACGCCGCGCTGGCGGTCAAAGACAGCGATTTGATCCGGGCCTCGATTATCGAAAAGATCGCCCGCTTCATCACCTGGCCGGAATGGGGCGGCGAACAGTTCACGTTGTGCGCGTCGGCCAACGCGCCGTTGCTTCCCGCAATCCAGAATTATTACGCCAATGAAACCTTGGCCAATAAGCCGGTCAAACTGCTGGTTTTCGAAAAGGCCGCCGACGTGGCCGAATGCCAAGTCGTTTACGTCAACGTCGAGCTGAAAGACCAGTTGCCGGCGATCGTCGAGACCGTGCAGAACCAACCGGTACTATTGGTGGTGGAAAACAAGAATGCCGCCGAGCAGGGAGCCCACATCGACTTTTTCATCGACAACAACAAAATAAATTTGGAAGTCAACCGCAACGCGCTGAACAAAAGCGGCCTCAGCGCCAGTTACCATTTATTGAAGGTGGCAAACCTTGTTGGCCCTAATTAA
- a CDS encoding TonB-dependent receptor plug domain-containing protein — translation MHRLNLSTLAIALAYSSCRSVAAHQAAAEIEALKKMSLEDVLSVEVVSKKTESQYSAAGIVSIVTRDDIDRYGANTLADVLNRVTSVYMLSTYIWSNSTAALRGDALTHVNNHTLVLINGRPFRDSAYGGLNETMFRDFPIHHIEQIEVVRGSGSVLYGSNAFTGVINIVTKKKQDNALTVRGRYGSYNTGQAETEFGWNNGDAAISGAVRYRASDGWTAAAVDETRQNVNFRNDDGDVSASIWGGWKEFDFNLYVVNSQKQHWGAVPIGFGQEVENNRLFFDAGYNHQVNDFWRSKWNLTLNKFSQNYNLPVAGVPYMTDLWENNLLLEQSHFLSFFDDKLNLLLGGLVEWQQGQVTQVSQPNTLAPYEQLKSSIYANVGYALLDNLKLNLGGQWHRFDHLKAAPSGVAESDSAIDGLVGRAGLVYEMSANWGAKLLFAQAYRAPSAGELGANSAVVLGNRGVEPEKVETADAQVFYHDADYQVSVTAFESRVTNLIVRSPIPNTVPTQLLYVNGGSATFEGLELETEAKLLPGLSWKGSYTFQTNRDENKHNNKTLLPNHMAKLGLSYDFGTSLQLSVFDTYFSAAKAAPTALLVNPPAGGYHNVSVNANYKLNNWLGVAKNKHMTFTLYLDNLLDENFYYPEFNRKNINTVPASPGRMLFGEIALEF, via the coding sequence ATGCACAGACTCAATTTATCCACTCTTGCGATTGCGTTGGCCTACAGCTCTTGCCGCAGCGTTGCCGCGCATCAGGCTGCGGCCGAAATCGAAGCCCTGAAAAAAATGTCGCTGGAAGACGTTTTGAGTGTGGAAGTAGTCTCGAAGAAAACCGAAAGCCAATACTCGGCCGCCGGCATCGTCAGCATCGTCACCCGCGACGATATCGATCGTTACGGCGCCAACACGCTGGCCGACGTGCTGAACCGGGTGACCAGCGTGTATATGCTCAGCACCTACATTTGGTCCAACAGTACTGCGGCGCTGCGCGGCGACGCGCTGACCCACGTCAACAACCATACCCTGGTGCTGATCAATGGCCGGCCGTTTCGCGATAGCGCCTACGGCGGCTTGAACGAGACCATGTTCCGCGACTTTCCGATCCACCATATCGAACAAATCGAAGTCGTGCGCGGTTCCGGTTCGGTGCTGTACGGCAGTAACGCCTTTACCGGCGTGATCAACATCGTCACCAAAAAGAAACAGGACAACGCGCTGACCGTGCGCGGCCGTTACGGCAGCTACAACACCGGCCAAGCCGAAACCGAGTTCGGCTGGAACAACGGCGACGCGGCGATCAGCGGCGCGGTGAGGTATCGGGCCAGCGACGGCTGGACGGCTGCGGCGGTCGACGAAACCCGGCAAAACGTCAATTTCCGCAATGACGACGGCGACGTCAGCGCCAGTATTTGGGGCGGTTGGAAAGAATTCGACTTCAATCTATACGTCGTCAACAGCCAGAAACAGCATTGGGGGGCGGTGCCTATCGGCTTCGGCCAAGAAGTCGAGAACAACCGCTTGTTTTTCGATGCCGGTTACAACCACCAAGTCAACGATTTTTGGCGCAGCAAATGGAATCTGACGCTGAACAAGTTTTCCCAAAACTACAATCTGCCGGTGGCCGGCGTGCCGTACATGACCGATTTGTGGGAAAACAACCTGTTGCTGGAACAAAGCCATTTCCTATCGTTTTTCGACGACAAACTGAACCTGCTGTTGGGCGGGCTGGTGGAATGGCAACAGGGCCAGGTGACCCAAGTGTCGCAGCCGAATACGCTAGCCCCTTACGAGCAGTTGAAATCGAGCATTTACGCCAACGTCGGCTATGCCTTGCTGGATAATCTGAAACTCAATCTGGGCGGCCAATGGCACCGTTTCGACCATCTGAAAGCGGCGCCGAGCGGTGTTGCGGAAAGCGACAGCGCAATCGACGGCCTGGTCGGCCGCGCCGGCCTGGTTTACGAAATGTCGGCGAATTGGGGCGCCAAGTTGTTATTCGCCCAAGCCTATCGGGCGCCAAGCGCCGGCGAATTGGGCGCCAATTCGGCGGTGGTGTTGGGTAACCGCGGCGTCGAGCCGGAAAAGGTCGAAACGGCCGACGCCCAGGTGTTCTACCACGACGCCGATTACCAGGTATCCGTGACCGCGTTCGAAAGCCGGGTCACCAACTTGATCGTGCGCAGTCCGATTCCAAACACGGTGCCGACCCAGCTGCTGTACGTCAACGGCGGCAGCGCTACCTTCGAAGGCCTGGAACTGGAAACCGAGGCCAAACTGTTGCCCGGTTTGTCCTGGAAGGGCTCTTACACTTTTCAAACCAACCGCGACGAAAACAAACACAACAACAAAACTTTATTACCCAACCACATGGCGAAGCTGGGCTTGAGTTACGACTTCGGCACCAGCTTGCAACTCAGCGTGTTCGATACCTATTTCAGCGCCGCCAAAGCCGCACCGACCGCGCTATTGGTCAATCCGCCGGCCGGCGGTTACCACAACGTCAGCGTCAACGCCAATTACAAATTGAATAATTGGTTGGGCGTCGCCAAGAACAAGCACATGACCTTTACCTTGTATCTGGATAATTTGCTGGACGAGAATTTTTATTATCCGGAGTTCAACCGCAAAAACATCAACACCGTTCCCGCCTCTCCGGGGCGTATGCTGTTCGGCGAAATTGCGCTCGAATTTTAG
- a CDS encoding MBL fold metallo-hydrolase produces the protein MKNIVLYNDKLHKFVLLNESEPGEEEGIRSNQYLVMHDGDGVLLDPGGFGVMPSVLTELLQHIRTERIKAIVLSHQDPDIVGGLATWIELIQVPIYVSSIWLRFLPHYGITDMTQFVGVPDCGMDCEIAPGFSLQLLPAHFLHSEGQINVYDPVSKILFSGDIGAAMLPGELEYEFVDDFAAHLPYIEAFHRRYMGSNKAARLWVDAVSALDIAMIAPQHGPIYRGRAVADFLAWFRQLECGIDLMEKSGYFRGEK, from the coding sequence ATGAAAAACATCGTTTTATACAACGACAAGTTGCACAAATTCGTTTTATTGAACGAGAGCGAGCCTGGCGAAGAAGAAGGCATCCGTTCCAACCAATATTTGGTGATGCACGACGGCGACGGCGTACTGCTCGATCCGGGCGGATTCGGCGTGATGCCCAGCGTGCTGACCGAATTATTGCAGCACATCCGCACCGAGCGGATCAAAGCCATCGTCTTGTCGCACCAGGACCCCGACATCGTCGGCGGCCTCGCTACCTGGATCGAGCTGATCCAGGTACCGATCTACGTCTCCAGCATCTGGCTACGTTTTCTGCCCCACTACGGCATCACCGACATGACCCAGTTCGTCGGCGTGCCGGATTGCGGCATGGATTGCGAGATCGCCCCCGGCTTCTCGTTGCAACTGCTGCCGGCGCATTTTCTGCATTCGGAAGGGCAAATCAACGTCTACGATCCGGTTTCGAAGATCCTGTTCAGCGGCGATATCGGCGCGGCAATGCTGCCCGGCGAACTCGAATACGAGTTCGTCGACGATTTCGCGGCCCACCTGCCCTACATCGAAGCCTTCCATCGCCGCTACATGGGCTCGAACAAAGCCGCCCGGCTATGGGTCGACGCGGTTTCGGCACTGGATATCGCCATGATCGCGCCGCAACACGGCCCGATCTACCGCGGCCGGGCCGTGGCCGATTTTCTGGCCTGGTTTCGGCAATTGGAATGCGGCATCGATTTGATGGAAAAAAGCGGTTATTTCCGCGGGGAGAAATAG
- a CDS encoding putative bifunctional diguanylate cyclase/phosphodiesterase, whose protein sequence is MTHSAPATGVDGQADRFPQDMQQLRKLVMTELTALLESQTRTRIFASTISNQILREHGAMLAELGASLDRVGDRDAMSRVLQTTLARCANLDRAFVKLTAERQRQWRKNGAQLQRVIDDFSTTTQYLASVLVEKDLFERQSSVLESIILSHEKVSQWKEFVQQILSGFHAIFPFNFFFIAFAEQNELSLYFYYLGDYSDEIRGLVRSRTTQDLLRQLALPDDAPLNIEEFHIQAKNSKLVTIEDVKLISVAVPEHTPGLAGLLGVAFASAVPLSHQEQSIIRSLLSVMVMIVGSSKVLSRTLSELEYYSTHDPLTGIHNRRYFNDMLEYEIPRSERHNHEFSVLLLDLDDFKDINDSYGHPVGDSVLIKIAATICTRLRKGDIPVRMGGDEFAIILPETSLQGAKDVAESIRSSLHGMCFETPDGKSFHVSTSVGVIGYPRDAQSVSDLMSGVDIALYRAKQLGKNEVCVFDADANTPQALQDSRSFVEELRQSLAEDRFQPHFQPIVDCKTGEIFAYESVARLSRADGTTMAAGLFIETIEKYGLSRELDRIMVRKVIEANKANIDRSGTPQRLFINLSAQEIQGRGILGFAEQLCEQLGVPPSSIVFEILERDAIGDMSHMGKFLANLRKQGFAFALDDFGSGYNSFHYLRELHFEYVKIDGAFVRNIVDSKIDLALVSNLSRLCRDLGILTIGEYVESADILEVLQDIGIDYAQGFHLGIPQSSLP, encoded by the coding sequence ATGACCCATTCCGCACCCGCGACCGGCGTCGACGGCCAGGCAGACCGGTTTCCGCAGGACATGCAGCAGCTACGCAAGCTGGTCATGACCGAGCTTACCGCATTACTGGAAAGCCAGACCCGCACCCGCATTTTCGCCAGCACCATCAGTAATCAGATCCTGCGCGAACACGGCGCCATGCTGGCCGAGCTCGGCGCCAGCCTGGATCGGGTCGGCGACCGCGATGCGATGAGCCGGGTGCTGCAAACCACGTTGGCGCGCTGCGCCAACCTGGACCGGGCATTCGTCAAATTGACCGCCGAACGCCAGCGGCAATGGCGGAAAAACGGCGCGCAATTGCAGCGCGTCATCGACGATTTCAGCACCACCACCCAATACCTGGCCTCGGTCTTGGTGGAAAAAGACTTGTTCGAGCGGCAAAGCAGCGTGTTGGAAAGCATCATCCTGTCCCACGAAAAAGTTTCGCAGTGGAAGGAATTCGTCCAACAGATATTGAGCGGCTTTCACGCGATTTTTCCGTTCAATTTCTTTTTCATCGCCTTCGCCGAACAAAACGAGCTGTCGCTATATTTTTATTACCTGGGCGATTACAGCGACGAGATTCGCGGCCTGGTGCGCAGCAGAACCACGCAGGATTTGTTGCGGCAACTGGCCCTGCCCGACGACGCCCCGCTGAATATCGAGGAATTCCACATTCAGGCCAAAAACAGCAAATTGGTGACGATAGAAGACGTCAAGCTGATTTCGGTCGCGGTGCCGGAGCATACGCCGGGGCTGGCGGGATTGCTGGGCGTGGCCTTCGCCTCCGCGGTGCCGCTGAGCCACCAAGAACAGAGCATCATCCGCTCGTTGCTGTCGGTCATGGTCATGATCGTCGGCTCCAGCAAGGTGCTGAGCCGGACCCTGTCCGAGCTGGAATATTATTCGACCCACGATCCGCTGACCGGCATCCACAACCGGCGCTATTTCAACGACATGTTGGAATACGAAATTCCGCGTTCCGAGCGGCACAACCACGAATTCTCGGTGTTGCTGCTGGATTTGGACGATTTCAAGGATATCAACGATTCCTACGGCCACCCGGTTGGCGACAGCGTGCTGATCAAAATCGCCGCGACCATCTGTACCCGGCTGCGGAAAGGCGATATTCCGGTGCGCATGGGCGGCGACGAATTCGCCATTATTTTGCCGGAAACGTCGTTGCAGGGCGCCAAGGACGTGGCCGAATCGATCAGGAGCAGCCTGCACGGCATGTGTTTCGAAACCCCGGACGGCAAATCCTTTCACGTCAGTACTTCGGTCGGCGTCATTGGTTACCCCAGGGATGCGCAAAGCGTATCGGACCTGATGAGCGGCGTCGACATCGCGCTTTACCGGGCCAAGCAATTGGGCAAAAACGAAGTCTGCGTGTTCGACGCCGACGCCAATACGCCGCAGGCGCTGCAAGATAGCCGCAGCTTCGTCGAAGAACTGCGCCAGTCTTTGGCCGAAGACCGGTTTCAGCCCCATTTCCAACCCATCGTCGACTGCAAGACTGGTGAAATTTTCGCTTACGAGTCGGTCGCGCGCCTGTCCCGAGCGGACGGCACCACGATGGCGGCCGGCTTGTTTATCGAAACCATCGAAAAATACGGCCTGAGCCGGGAGCTGGACCGGATCATGGTCCGCAAAGTCATCGAAGCCAACAAAGCCAACATCGACCGCTCCGGCACGCCGCAGCGCCTGTTTATTAACCTGTCCGCCCAGGAAATCCAGGGCCGCGGCATTCTCGGCTTCGCCGAACAGCTATGCGAACAACTCGGCGTACCGCCCAGCAGCATCGTCTTCGAAATTCTGGAGCGCGACGCAATCGGCGACATGAGCCACATGGGCAAGTTTCTGGCGAATCTGCGCAAACAAGGTTTTGCCTTTGCGCTGGACGATTTCGGCAGCGGCTATAACTCCTTCCACTACCTGCGGGAACTGCATTTCGAATACGTCAAGATCGACGGCGCCTTCGTCCGCAACATCGTCGATTCCAAGATCGATCTGGCCTTGGTCTCCAATCTGTCGCGGCTGTGCCGGGATTTGGGGATTTTGACTATCGGCGAGTATGTCGAATCGGCCGATATCTTGGAGGTGTTGCAGGACATCGGCATCGACTACGCCCAGGGCTTTCATTTGGGCATTCCCCAGAGTTCGCTGCCCTAG
- a CDS encoding GNAT family N-acetyltransferase, which produces MSKDIRIQRLSGEALVQYIPELARLRIEVFRDFPYLYDGDYEYEKKYLQTYINCPESVIVLAFDGDKIIGASTAIPLKYETDEVKKPFVDNGYNPDDVFYCGESVLNKAYRGLGIGVKFFEQREAHAADLGGFKHITFCCVERPADHPRRPADYVPLDAFWNKRSYFKHPELKTTYSWKDLDDSEETPKPMTFWLKEERNA; this is translated from the coding sequence ATGAGTAAAGACATCCGCATCCAACGCCTCAGCGGCGAAGCCTTGGTTCAATACATCCCGGAATTGGCGCGCCTGCGCATCGAAGTGTTCCGGGATTTTCCGTACCTGTACGACGGCGATTACGAATACGAAAAAAAATACCTGCAAACCTATATTAATTGCCCGGAAAGCGTGATCGTGCTGGCCTTCGACGGCGACAAGATCATCGGCGCCTCCACCGCAATTCCGTTGAAATACGAAACCGACGAAGTTAAAAAACCGTTCGTCGACAACGGCTATAACCCGGACGACGTGTTTTATTGCGGCGAATCGGTGTTGAATAAGGCCTACCGCGGCTTGGGGATAGGCGTGAAATTCTTCGAACAACGCGAAGCGCACGCCGCCGACCTGGGCGGCTTCAAACACATCACCTTTTGCTGCGTCGAACGCCCGGCCGACCACCCGCGCCGGCCGGCCGATTACGTGCCGCTGGACGCATTCTGGAACAAACGTAGTTATTTCAAACATCCTGAGCTGAAGACCACCTATTCCTGGAAGGATTTGGACGACAGCGAAGAAACGCCGAAACCGATGACGTTCTGGCTGAAGGAGGAACGCAATGCCTAA
- a CDS encoding carbon-nitrogen hydrolase family protein, with amino-acid sequence MPKIASAQYDIGFLETWENFAAKASRWVKEAADNRADILLFPEYACMELASLFPQEIYASLSGQLEALQSLLPQYLELFKSLAAQHRVYIQAGTFPVKHDNGEFRNHAYFFTPQGEVDYQEKLTMTRFENEQWHIARGLEIKVFDTVFGKVAINICYDSEFPHYARQQTERGATLILVPSCTDTEAGYYRVRIGCQARALENQCYVVQASLVGNADWSEAVDVNCGAAAIYTPVDRGFPNNGILAIGEYNKVQWVYADLDLASVETVRNVGQVFNYRDWPKQFDCR; translated from the coding sequence ATGCCTAAAATCGCCAGTGCCCAATACGACATCGGCTTCCTGGAAACCTGGGAAAACTTCGCCGCCAAGGCCAGCCGCTGGGTCAAGGAAGCCGCCGACAACCGGGCCGATATTCTGCTGTTTCCGGAATATGCCTGCATGGAACTGGCCTCGCTGTTTCCGCAGGAAATCTACGCCAGCTTGTCCGGCCAGTTGGAAGCCTTGCAAAGCCTGTTGCCGCAATACCTGGAACTATTCAAATCACTGGCCGCGCAACACCGGGTTTACATCCAGGCCGGCACCTTTCCGGTCAAACACGACAACGGCGAATTCCGCAACCACGCTTATTTCTTTACGCCGCAGGGCGAGGTCGATTATCAGGAAAAACTGACGATGACCCGCTTCGAAAACGAGCAATGGCACATTGCGCGCGGTCTGGAGATCAAGGTATTCGATACCGTATTCGGCAAAGTTGCCATCAACATCTGCTACGACAGCGAATTTCCGCATTACGCCCGCCAGCAAACCGAGCGCGGCGCCACCTTGATCCTGGTCCCGAGCTGCACCGACACCGAAGCCGGCTACTACCGGGTGCGGATCGGCTGCCAGGCCCGCGCGCTGGAAAACCAATGTTACGTAGTGCAAGCCTCGTTGGTCGGCAATGCGGACTGGTCGGAAGCGGTCGACGTCAACTGCGGCGCCGCGGCGATCTACACTCCCGTGGACCGCGGCTTCCCCAACAACGGCATTCTGGCGATCGGCGAATACAACAAAGTGCAATGGGTCTATGCCGACCTGGATTTAGCATCTGTGGAGACCGTGCGCAACGTCGGCCAAGTGTTCAATTACCGGGATTGGCCGAAACAGTTCGATTGCCGCTGA